One genomic region from Equus caballus isolate H_3958 breed thoroughbred chromosome 4, TB-T2T, whole genome shotgun sequence encodes:
- the C4H7orf78 gene encoding putative uncharacterized protein C7orf78 homolog isoform X5 — protein sequence MEKNLLPSPQPEMKVNVWEIKPPDFSYKLYKSMRCPEKPSRTMKEEQKRKKSNFQETVLHLPSIKKHPEKATPPKFITTFPHVDSHKANLMFVKSGKYPNGVYFNPKPHDFRQYQRNLPNFVTTYERDPFGLKFKAQHLSVAHGCQLLKDDEHKNSMERFITYKPRERTWDSKLILPKAPWPVRSGSYTTAAGCVQCIYGSCRRKVYQDM from the exons atggaaaaaaatctccTGCCATCACCACAACCTGAAATGAAAGTCAACGTATGGGAAATAAAGCCTCCTGATTTTAGTTACAAACTGTATAAATCTATGAGATGTCCAGAAAAACCATCAAGGACCATGaaggaagaacaaaagagaaaaaaaagcaattttcaaGAAACAGTGCTTCACCTGCCCAGTATAAAGAAGCATCCTGAGAAGGCCACACCTCCCAAGTTTATAACTACATTCCCACATGTGGATTCACACAAAGCGAACTTAATGTTTGTGAAGAGTGGAAAATATCCAAATGGTGTATACTTCAATCCAAAACCACATGACTTTAGACAG TACCAACGTAATTTACCGAACTTTGTGACAACTTATGAACGGGATCCTTTTGGATTAAAATTTAAGGCACAACACTTAAGTGTAG CACATGGGTGCCAGTTGCTGAAAGATGATGAACACAAGAACAGTATGGAAAGATTTATCACCTACAAGCCTCGGGAACGCACTTGGGATTCAAAACTAATTTTACCAAAAGCTCCGTGGCCGGTTAGATCTGGTTCCTACACG ACGGCAGCGGGATGCGTACAGTGCATTTATGGATCGTGTAGAAGAAAAGTTTACCAAGACATGTAA
- the C4H7orf78 gene encoding putative uncharacterized protein C7orf78 homolog isoform X3, producing MEKNLLPSPQPEMKVNVWEIKPPDFSYKLYKSMRCPEKPSRTMKEEQKRKKSNFQETVLHLPSIKKHPEKATPPKFITTFPHVDSHKANLMFVKSGKYPNGVYFNPKPHDFRQYQRNLPNFVTTYERDPFGLKFKAQHLSVAHGCQLLKDDEHKNSMERFITYKPRERTWDSKLILPKAPWPVRSGSYTRHRRQRDAYSAFMDRVEEKFTKTCFSGILENYQ from the exons atggaaaaaaatctccTGCCATCACCACAACCTGAAATGAAAGTCAACGTATGGGAAATAAAGCCTCCTGATTTTAGTTACAAACTGTATAAATCTATGAGATGTCCAGAAAAACCATCAAGGACCATGaaggaagaacaaaagagaaaaaaaagcaattttcaaGAAACAGTGCTTCACCTGCCCAGTATAAAGAAGCATCCTGAGAAGGCCACACCTCCCAAGTTTATAACTACATTCCCACATGTGGATTCACACAAAGCGAACTTAATGTTTGTGAAGAGTGGAAAATATCCAAATGGTGTATACTTCAATCCAAAACCACATGACTTTAGACAG TACCAACGTAATTTACCGAACTTTGTGACAACTTATGAACGGGATCCTTTTGGATTAAAATTTAAGGCACAACACTTAAGTGTAG CACATGGGTGCCAGTTGCTGAAAGATGATGAACACAAGAACAGTATGGAAAGATTTATCACCTACAAGCCTCGGGAACGCACTTGGGATTCAAAACTAATTTTACCAAAAGCTCCGTGGCCGGTTAGATCTGGTTCCTACACG AGACATAGACGGCAGCGGGATGCGTACAGTGCATTTATGGATCGTGTAGAAGAAAAGTTTACCAAGACAT gTTTCAGTGGAATTCTGGAAAACTACCAGTGA
- the C4H7orf78 gene encoding putative uncharacterized protein C7orf78 homolog isoform X4 gives MEKNLLPSPQPEMKVNVWEIKPPDFSYKLYKSMRCPEKPSRTMKEEQKRKKSNFQETVLHLPSIKKHPEKATPPKFITTFPHVDSHKANLMFVKSGKYPNGVYFNPKPHDFRQYQRNLPNFVTTYERDPFGLKFKAQHLSVAHGCQLLKDDEHKNSMERFITYKPRERTWDSKLILPKAPWPVRSGSYTRHRRQRDAYSAFMDRVEEKFTKTCKQRFQWNSGKLPVMMS, from the exons atggaaaaaaatctccTGCCATCACCACAACCTGAAATGAAAGTCAACGTATGGGAAATAAAGCCTCCTGATTTTAGTTACAAACTGTATAAATCTATGAGATGTCCAGAAAAACCATCAAGGACCATGaaggaagaacaaaagagaaaaaaaagcaattttcaaGAAACAGTGCTTCACCTGCCCAGTATAAAGAAGCATCCTGAGAAGGCCACACCTCCCAAGTTTATAACTACATTCCCACATGTGGATTCACACAAAGCGAACTTAATGTTTGTGAAGAGTGGAAAATATCCAAATGGTGTATACTTCAATCCAAAACCACATGACTTTAGACAG TACCAACGTAATTTACCGAACTTTGTGACAACTTATGAACGGGATCCTTTTGGATTAAAATTTAAGGCACAACACTTAAGTGTAG CACATGGGTGCCAGTTGCTGAAAGATGATGAACACAAGAACAGTATGGAAAGATTTATCACCTACAAGCCTCGGGAACGCACTTGGGATTCAAAACTAATTTTACCAAAAGCTCCGTGGCCGGTTAGATCTGGTTCCTACACG AGACATAGACGGCAGCGGGATGCGTACAGTGCATTTATGGATCGTGTAGAAGAAAAGTTTACCAAGACATGTAAGCAGAG gTTTCAGTGGAATTCTGGAAAACTACCAGTGATGATGTCCTAA
- the C4H7orf78 gene encoding putative uncharacterized protein C7orf78 homolog isoform X1 has translation MEKNLLPSPQPEMKVNVWEIKPPDFSYKLYKSMRCPEKPSRTMKEEQKRKKSNFQETVLHLPSIKKHPEKATPPKFITTFPHVDSHKANLMFVKSGKYPNGVYFNPKPHDFRQYQRNLPNFVTTYERDPFGLKFKAQHLSVAHGCQLLKDDEHKNSMERFITYKPRERTWDSKLILPKAPWPVRSGSYTRHRRQRDAYSAFMDRVEEKFTKTCKQRQLMDPNNIELPEISPECSSSMHFLMRTPRDCGIILDSRKICTPPPQRHKKVLKQQIFQTKVVYLEISLLQQR, from the exons atggaaaaaaatctccTGCCATCACCACAACCTGAAATGAAAGTCAACGTATGGGAAATAAAGCCTCCTGATTTTAGTTACAAACTGTATAAATCTATGAGATGTCCAGAAAAACCATCAAGGACCATGaaggaagaacaaaagagaaaaaaaagcaattttcaaGAAACAGTGCTTCACCTGCCCAGTATAAAGAAGCATCCTGAGAAGGCCACACCTCCCAAGTTTATAACTACATTCCCACATGTGGATTCACACAAAGCGAACTTAATGTTTGTGAAGAGTGGAAAATATCCAAATGGTGTATACTTCAATCCAAAACCACATGACTTTAGACAG TACCAACGTAATTTACCGAACTTTGTGACAACTTATGAACGGGATCCTTTTGGATTAAAATTTAAGGCACAACACTTAAGTGTAG CACATGGGTGCCAGTTGCTGAAAGATGATGAACACAAGAACAGTATGGAAAGATTTATCACCTACAAGCCTCGGGAACGCACTTGGGATTCAAAACTAATTTTACCAAAAGCTCCGTGGCCGGTTAGATCTGGTTCCTACACG AGACATAGACGGCAGCGGGATGCGTACAGTGCATTTATGGATCGTGTAGAAGAAAAGTTTACCAAGACATGTAAGCAGAG GCAGCTGATGGACCCAAACAACATAGAGCTTCCAGAAATTTCTCCTGAATGTTCATCATCAATGCATTTCCTTATGAGAACACCAAGGGATTGTGGCATCATCCTGGATTCTAGGAAAAtatgcaccccccccccccagaggcACAAAAAAGTTCTAAAACAACAAATTTTTCAAACTAAAGTTGTCTACCTTGAAATTTCTTTGTTGCAACAGAGATAA
- the C4H7orf78 gene encoding putative uncharacterized protein C7orf78 homolog isoform X2, whose product MEKNLLPSPQPEMKVNVWEIKPPDFSYKLYKSMRCPEKPSRTMKEEQKRKKSNFQETVLHLPSIKKHPEKATPPKFITTFPHVDSHKANLMFVKSGKYPNGVYFNPKPHDFRQYQRNLPNFVTTYERDPFGLKFKAQHLSVAHGCQLLKDDEHKNSMERFITYKPRERTWDSKLILPKAPWPVRSGSYTVSVEFWKTTSDDVLISGFRNTVGAAHIPSVFVIPHISA is encoded by the exons atggaaaaaaatctccTGCCATCACCACAACCTGAAATGAAAGTCAACGTATGGGAAATAAAGCCTCCTGATTTTAGTTACAAACTGTATAAATCTATGAGATGTCCAGAAAAACCATCAAGGACCATGaaggaagaacaaaagagaaaaaaaagcaattttcaaGAAACAGTGCTTCACCTGCCCAGTATAAAGAAGCATCCTGAGAAGGCCACACCTCCCAAGTTTATAACTACATTCCCACATGTGGATTCACACAAAGCGAACTTAATGTTTGTGAAGAGTGGAAAATATCCAAATGGTGTATACTTCAATCCAAAACCACATGACTTTAGACAG TACCAACGTAATTTACCGAACTTTGTGACAACTTATGAACGGGATCCTTTTGGATTAAAATTTAAGGCACAACACTTAAGTGTAG CACATGGGTGCCAGTTGCTGAAAGATGATGAACACAAGAACAGTATGGAAAGATTTATCACCTACAAGCCTCGGGAACGCACTTGGGATTCAAAACTAATTTTACCAAAAGCTCCGTGGCCGGTTAGATCTGGTTCCTACACG gTTTCAGTGGAATTCTGGAAAACTACCAGTGATGATGTCCTAATTTCAGGCTTCAGAAACACTGTGGGTGCCGCCCACATCCCCTCAGTCTTTGTCATTCCCCACATTTCTGCCTAA